One window of Triticum dicoccoides isolate Atlit2015 ecotype Zavitan chromosome 5A, WEW_v2.0, whole genome shotgun sequence genomic DNA carries:
- the LOC119301130 gene encoding zinc finger protein CO3-like: protein MIKAEPELRGQLRGGGGMLQQRCDSCRSAPCAFYCRADSAALCAACDADVHSANTLASRHRRVPMGAVAPASPAGGPFVVRPGGVNSSWPIREGRRSYYDDGEGEEEEEEEATSWLLLDPLRGSEGDAPAFGDALVADFLDLGRAGEKDASSKEYRGHGVESHEGSHELVVPGEPVAQLHERQGFTAEMSYDAQNSNHGYGFGATFQRSLSMSSSPDNSSTVQDVTSSYMRSSESSVDLFSAAAHMSPQFMGMAMDREARVHRYREKRKMRRFEKTIRYASRKAYAETRPRIKGRFAKRADADLEVDQYFSAAALSDSSCGVVPTF from the exons ATGATCAAGGCCGAGCCGGAGCTCCGTGGCCAGCTACGCGGAGGCGGCGGCATGCTGCAGCAGCGCTGCGACTCGTGCCGGTCGGCGCCGTGCGCGTTCTACTGCCGCGCCGACTCGGCGGCGCTCTGCGCCGCGTGCGACGCGGACGTGCACTCGGCCAACACGCTGGCCAGCCGCCACCGCCGCGTCCCGATGGGCGCCGTGGCCCCGGCCTCGCCTGCCGGAGGGCCCTTCGTCGTCCGCCCCGGCGGCGTCAACTCCTCCTGGCCCATCCGCGAGGGCCGGAGGTCCTACTACGACgacggcgagggagaggaggaggaggaggaggaggcgacgtcGTGGCTGCTGCTCGACCCGCTCCGGGGCTCGGAGGGTGACGCGCCGGCTTTCGGCGACGCGCTCGTCGCTGACTTCCTTGACCTCGGACGAGCAGGCGAGAAGGACGCGTCGAGCAAGGAGTACCGCGGCCACGGTGTCGAGAGCCACGAGGGCAGCCACGAGCTCGTCGTGCCCGGCGAGCCGGTGGCGCAGCTGCATGAGCGGCAGGGCTTCACGGCGGAGATGTCGTACGATGCACAAAATTCTAACCATGGGTACGGATTTGGCGCAACATTCCAACGCAGC CTTTCAATGTCATCATCACCGGACAACAGTAGCACCGTTCAGGATGTGACCAGCTCGTACATGAGGAGCAGCGAGAGCAGCGTCGACCTCTTCTCAGCGGCGGCGCACATGTCGCCGCAGTTCATGGGCATGGCCATGGACAGGGAGGCCAGGGTGCACCGGTACAgggagaagaggaagatgaggcggTTCGAGAAGACCATCAGGTACGCGTCGCGGAAGGCCTACGCCGAGACCAGGCCACGGATCAAGGGGCGGTTCGCCAAGCGCGCCGACGCCGACCTCGAGGTGGACCAGTACTTCTCCGCAGCCGCACTGTCCGACTCCAGCTGCGGCGTTGTGCCCACTTTCTAG